In Streptococcus porcinus, the genomic window ACCGTGTTGATCATCATGGAATACAGGAATATCACATTCTTCAATAAGGCGTTGTTCAATTTCAAAGCACCTAGGAGCTGAAATATCCTCCAGGTTGATGCCTCCAAAGGTTGGAGAAAGTGCTTTTACTATGCTAATAATTTCTTCAGTGTCATTTGTATCAAGCACAATCGGAACAGCATCAACACCAGCAAATGCTTTAAAGAGCGCTGCCTTACCTTCCATAACGGGCATAGCAGCTAATGCTCCTATATCTCCTAAGCCAAGTACCGCTGAACCGTCACTAACTACTGCAACCGTATTCTTTTTACTTGTTAATTCGTAACCTAGCTCTTTATCTTTTGCAATTGCTGTCGAAACACTTGCAACCCCTGGTGTATAAGCAATACTCAAATCATGTTTATTTTCAATAGCTACTTTAGGGATGACTTCTAACTTACCACCAAATTTTTTCGCTTGCTCTAAGGCTAATTGCCCAAAATCTTTTGTCATTTTTTACCTCTTTCTATTTGAAAATTATTCTTAAAATTGCTGTCATTGTAATAACAGTAATGGCACCACCCAAGCGTGTTGCAACTTGTGCGAATGGCATTAAGTTCATTCTATCAGCAGTGCTTAAGATAGCTACATCTCCTGTTCCTCCCATACCACTTTGACAAGCTGAAATAATACCTGCCTCTACAGGATTCATATTTAAAAAACGAGAAACAAAGAAACCTACCGAAATGACAGTGAAAACAACACTAATAACAATGACAAAATATTGCCAACTTAGGGTTGCTACTACATCTTTAAGAGGAATATAAAGTAGCCCAAGCCCCGCCATTAAGGGAAAAGTAAAGTTACTAGAAATAAATTTATAAAGTTGCTTAGCTCCATTCTGCGTTTCTTGTGGGATAACATTTAAATATTTCAAGAAGGCCGCTAGTAGAATCATCAATACTGGCCCTGGGAAACCTGTTAAATACTGTAATAAACCACCCGCTATGAAAAGAGAACATGCTGTAAGGACGCCCCCACCCATGAGTTTTACATCTAAAGCCCCGGAATTGTCTTTTAAGGCATCAGCCATATCTTCACCATGACCAACCTTTACCAATTGCCCTTTTCCGGAATATTGCGGATGTTTTTCGCCAAAACGAGATAGTAGGGCTGTACACATAATAGCAAAAAAGTTACCGATAATTGTTGCTGGGATAAGTTGAGCTACTAATTGTTCACTTCCTACGCCCGTAATCGCACTGTAGCCTAATGACAAAGGTAAAATACCTTCACCAATACCACCTGCTAAGACAGGTGTAACAATATAAAATAATGCATGCTGCCACTCTAATCCTAAAATAACACCAACTAAGGTGCCCACTGCCATCGCACATACCATTCCAAGAAGCATCGGAATAATCATACGAAATAGTCCTTGAATTAATATTTTTCGATTCATTCCTAAAATACTACCACAGACAAGGCAGGCAATATAGAAATATAGGAAATTGGCATCTTTCATTAGAACTTTGGTAGCTCCTAAAATATTCGGGTTTAAAAGGTTGAAAAATACCAATATTGAAGGAATGAGTAACGATAATATCGCTGGGCCACCAAAATTTTTCAATCCAGGAATATTAGCTCCAATAGTGCCTAACAACCACCCCATTGTCAAAATGACTGCGAAACCTCCCAGCATATTAACTGGTAACTGTTGAAGCCACGCTGTAAAAAGAATTAAAGTTGCAAAAACTAGGTAAACTGGTAATGGAACTGAGCCTACTTTAAAGGCTAACCACTTCTTCTGATTGTGTTCTGATGCTTTATCTACGGCATCATTTTCATGATTTATCCCCATGAAACTACCTCCCTTTATTAGTTAATTTTAGTATAAGAGATATCAAACTTAAGCGGAAGTTTATTTAAGTTCTTTAACTATCTAAAATAATTCAATTTATTTAATTAATTTAAACTAGGTCTAAAACTTCTCCTATGATATACTCAATTAATAGGAGGATTTATGAGAAGACATCTATCATTATGGGCCAGCTTATCTCTGGTATTAGTAAGTATGATAATCGTAACAGGCTCAATCTTTTATGGGATAACGATTCATGAAACCTACCGTTCTATTAAACAGCAAGAAAGTCATCTTCTAACAGCAACTGGGAAAATGTTATCTGAAAATGACCAAATTATTCAAAGTCTTGAAAATAAGCAAACCAATCAATCACTTATTTCCTATACCAAAGGTATTACGAGGGCTTATGACCTAGACTATGTTGTTGTTATGGATATGCAAGGAATTAGATACACACATCCCAATATTCATAAAATCGGCAAACCTTTTCAAGGTGGTGATGAGAAAACTGTTTTGAAAGGTAAGGAAGTTATTTCAACAGCTAAGGGCAGTTTAGGGAAATCTCTTAGGTATTTAATTCCTGTTAAAAATAGCAATGGCAAACAAATAGGAGCCCTTGCCGTTGGGATAAAATTAACAACTTTAAATGAAGTTGTTACCTTATCCAAGCAAAAATACACCTCAGCAGTTATTTTATCCCTTGTCTTTAGTTTATTAGTAACATCAATTATTTCAATGAGGTTAAAAAAACAACTCCATAATTTAGAACCTAGCGAAATTTATCAGCTTTTAGAAGAACGTAATGCTATGCTAGATCAAATCGAAAATGCTGTCTTTATTATTAATCGCCAACATCATATTGAATTGGTTAACCCTTCAGCTAATCAATTAGTTCAACAAAAACTTAATTTAGAACATCTTAAAGGACGAAAAATTGAAAGTATTTTCCCAAATTTTTCCAGTCTAGATTTACATCAAGGTCACGAGCAACTTTTAAAATACCAGGATGAAGATTTTCTTATTACAATTTCACCTATTGCTGTAAAAAAAGATCTTCGAGGCTATTTACTCCTCATTCGGAATGCCTCAGATGCTATATATACCATGGATCAGCTGGTGTATACAACTACATATGCTTCAGCCCTACAAGCACAAACTCATAAGTTTATGAATCAGTTGCATGTGATTTATGGTTTAGTTGATATTTCTTATTTTGATCAGCTCAAAATCTACTTAGATAGTTTACTTGAACCCGAATCAGAATTTTTTACACGATTGTCCGTTTTAATTAAAGAACCTCTACTGGCAAGCTTCCTAATTGGAGAACAAGAAAAATTTCAAGAGCTCAATGTTAGTTTGGCCTTTGAAGTAACTAGTGATATTCCTCGAAATCAAATCCAAAATCAATTAAACAATGTCTTAATGATTTTTAGATATCTTCACACTCATGTACTGAAAGGATTGAATCCTAAATTTGTAACAATTACTTTAAGTTATCAAGATGACACACTCTTTAGCTCTTATCAAATTAACGATAAGTTAATAGAGGCTCAAAATATCGAAGATATATTAGAAACCCACTATTTCAAACAACTACTTGTTAAAACCCACTCTAAATCAACTAAACAGCTTTTCACTTATCCACTAGAATTTACAGTAGCCATTCCCTATAAAGGAGAGTAATATGAATGTTTTAATTATTGAAGATGATCCCATGGTAGATTTCATTCATCGGAATTATTTGGAAAAAATAAATCAATTTGATATCATTTTATCCAGTAGCACTATCAAGGATGCTAAAGAAAAATGTAATAATTTCAAGATTGATCTCGTCCTACTGGATATTCATATTAAAGATGGCAACGGCTTGCAATTTTTAGAATATCTAAGACAAGAACACCTTAATTGTGAAGTCATTATTATTTCAGCTGCTAATGATGGTAAAAATATTAAATTGGGCTTTCATCTTGGAGTTGTAGACTACTTAATCAAACCATTTACCTACGAGCGGTTCAAAGAAAGTATTGACTTATTTTTAGCACAATTCAAACGCTTAAACCAAA contains:
- a CDS encoding 2-hydroxycarboxylate transporter family protein, giving the protein MGINHENDAVDKASEHNQKKWLAFKVGSVPLPVYLVFATLILFTAWLQQLPVNMLGGFAVILTMGWLLGTIGANIPGLKNFGGPAILSLLIPSILVFFNLLNPNILGATKVLMKDANFLYFYIACLVCGSILGMNRKILIQGLFRMIIPMLLGMVCAMAVGTLVGVILGLEWQHALFYIVTPVLAGGIGEGILPLSLGYSAITGVGSEQLVAQLIPATIIGNFFAIMCTALLSRFGEKHPQYSGKGQLVKVGHGEDMADALKDNSGALDVKLMGGGVLTACSLFIAGGLLQYLTGFPGPVLMILLAAFLKYLNVIPQETQNGAKQLYKFISSNFTFPLMAGLGLLYIPLKDVVATLSWQYFVIVISVVFTVISVGFFVSRFLNMNPVEAGIISACQSGMGGTGDVAILSTADRMNLMPFAQVATRLGGAITVITMTAILRIIFK
- a CDS encoding sensor histidine kinase, with the translated sequence MRRHLSLWASLSLVLVSMIIVTGSIFYGITIHETYRSIKQQESHLLTATGKMLSENDQIIQSLENKQTNQSLISYTKGITRAYDLDYVVVMDMQGIRYTHPNIHKIGKPFQGGDEKTVLKGKEVISTAKGSLGKSLRYLIPVKNSNGKQIGALAVGIKLTTLNEVVTLSKQKYTSAVILSLVFSLLVTSIISMRLKKQLHNLEPSEIYQLLEERNAMLDQIENAVFIINRQHHIELVNPSANQLVQQKLNLEHLKGRKIESIFPNFSSLDLHQGHEQLLKYQDEDFLITISPIAVKKDLRGYLLLIRNASDAIYTMDQLVYTTTYASALQAQTHKFMNQLHVIYGLVDISYFDQLKIYLDSLLEPESEFFTRLSVLIKEPLLASFLIGEQEKFQELNVSLAFEVTSDIPRNQIQNQLNNVLMIFRYLHTHVLKGLNPKFVTITLSYQDDTLFSSYQINDKLIEAQNIEDILETHYFKQLLVKTHSKSTKQLFTYPLEFTVAIPYKGE
- a CDS encoding response regulator, coding for MNVLIIEDDPMVDFIHRNYLEKINQFDIILSSSTIKDAKEKCNNFKIDLVLLDIHIKDGNGLQFLEYLRQEHLNCEVIIISAANDGKNIKLGFHLGVVDYLIKPFTYERFKESIDLFLAQFKRLNQTILQQEHIDSLKINNKEVSSQNRQSLLLEKGLSQTTMQLVLNTIDTLADSFTIQDITQKSQLSHVSVRKYITFLEENNYLLSDQIYTKVGRPYRVYHKNPSPTTHSFYP